A window of Gemmatimonadota bacterium contains these coding sequences:
- a CDS encoding vanadium-dependent haloperoxidase, whose product MPPSLRARDLLRAASALVLLAACQREAAAPDPQLVAQWMRSSLASVRSERLGPPVASRISAYASLALFEGYASDPRSGLRSLAGQLNGLAELPKVPDGTQVDGAIVAAVAERVVIDSLFRDGLASTRNTADSLAAAQMAARVTAGVSEEERAASEAHGRALGAALLGWAAEDGFFASRALVWDPPKRRDQWENTATLDQYVPQTLSGQSDLVSTDNPNVRLEADNASEKAVFANRPKEAGPTTLPSFNPTKPTEPYWGTLRPFVIRDGDECAAPPPPAYSEKPGTPFYEMAKAFHDTVKALTPEKRNVALFWADNPVATGTPGFHWISVVNQMVERRGLSAPAAAELYALTSLAIADAFIGCWKEKYRSMVVRPVAYVQRVFDPSYRTVIPTPPFPEYTSGHSVQSAAAVQVLIAQLGDTIAFVDSSQVDVGQPARPFASFTAARDEVAWSRVYAGVHYLPAVVDGVTQGTCIGDRVKALRTRMTP is encoded by the coding sequence ATGCCCCCTTCGCTCCGCGCGCGTGACCTGCTCCGCGCCGCATCCGCGCTGGTCCTTCTCGCCGCCTGTCAGCGCGAGGCCGCCGCTCCCGATCCCCAGCTCGTCGCGCAGTGGATGCGCAGCTCGCTCGCGTCAGTCCGCAGCGAGCGCCTCGGTCCGCCGGTCGCCTCGCGCATCTCGGCGTATGCGTCGCTCGCGCTGTTCGAGGGATACGCGTCCGATCCGCGTTCGGGACTTCGCTCGCTCGCCGGACAGCTGAACGGGCTCGCCGAACTGCCGAAGGTCCCCGACGGCACGCAGGTCGACGGGGCGATCGTCGCGGCCGTCGCCGAGCGCGTGGTGATCGACTCGCTGTTTCGCGACGGTCTGGCGTCCACGCGCAACACGGCCGACTCGCTCGCTGCGGCACAGATGGCTGCTCGCGTGACGGCGGGCGTGTCCGAGGAGGAGCGTGCCGCCTCCGAGGCGCACGGTCGCGCCCTCGGCGCTGCGTTGCTCGGCTGGGCCGCCGAGGACGGGTTCTTCGCCTCCCGCGCTCTCGTCTGGGACCCGCCGAAGCGGCGGGACCAGTGGGAGAACACCGCGACGCTCGACCAGTATGTCCCGCAGACGTTGTCAGGCCAGTCGGATCTCGTCTCGACGGACAATCCGAACGTGCGTCTCGAGGCCGACAATGCGAGCGAGAAGGCCGTGTTCGCGAATCGGCCGAAGGAAGCGGGGCCGACGACGCTCCCGAGCTTCAACCCGACCAAGCCCACCGAGCCGTACTGGGGCACGCTGCGTCCCTTCGTGATCCGGGACGGCGACGAGTGCGCTGCGCCTCCGCCTCCGGCGTATTCCGAGAAGCCCGGGACGCCGTTCTACGAGATGGCCAAGGCCTTCCACGACACGGTCAAGGCGCTCACGCCGGAGAAGCGCAACGTCGCGCTCTTCTGGGCGGACAACCCCGTCGCGACCGGGACGCCGGGCTTCCACTGGATCAGTGTCGTGAACCAGATGGTCGAACGCCGGGGTCTCTCGGCGCCGGCGGCCGCCGAGCTGTACGCGCTCACGTCGCTCGCCATCGCCGACGCCTTCATCGGGTGCTGGAAGGAGAAGTACCGCTCGATGGTGGTGCGTCCCGTCGCGTACGTGCAGCGCGTCTTCGACCCGTCGTATCGCACGGTGATCCCGACGCCGCCGTTCCCGGAGTACACGAGCGGTCATTCGGTGCAGTCGGCCGCGGCCGTGCAGGTGCTCATCGCGCAATTGGGGGACACCATCGCGTTCGTGGACTCGAGCCAGGTCGACGTCGGACAGCCTGCTCGCCCCTTCGCGTCGTTCACTGCGGCGCGCGATGAGGTCGCGTGGTCGCGGGTGTACGCGGGCGTGCACTATCTCCCCGCGGTGGTGGACGGCGTGACGCAGGGGACCTGCATCGGCGACCGCGTGAAGGCGCTGCGGACGCGGATGACGCCGTGA
- a CDS encoding PDZ domain-containing protein produces the protein MTHRTLRVTHPRPTALRTALLTCSLALAPGLRAGAQDVRILRMPEGGAREFSMFMADDRPMIGITMAGESERGDTLGLRIESVQEGSPAAKAGLKAGDRLQSVNGVSLRAERADAGEEDYAGVLNRRLQRAVQATAAGESVTLRVLAGGTSREVRVVPVKASEFEGAPRMAWSEAGPAADRAMLGLTVVSTGSPRDTLGVFVQSVVRDGPAEKAGVVEGDRIAAINGVSLRVAREDAEDEAVGAARAERLSREVAKLKAGDAAELTVISGGRSRTVRVTAVKASELPSSARSEFRIPEVEGMLRMMPRERAMPREESTDRVRTRVRVVPGEALSLPRAPLVVRRTIRTET, from the coding sequence ATGACACACCGAACGCTTCGCGTCACGCACCCCAGGCCGACCGCTCTACGCACGGCCCTGCTCACTTGCTCACTCGCGCTCGCCCCGGGCCTGCGCGCCGGCGCGCAGGACGTCCGGATCCTCCGGATGCCGGAGGGAGGCGCCCGGGAGTTCTCGATGTTCATGGCGGATGACCGGCCGATGATCGGCATCACCATGGCCGGCGAGAGTGAGCGCGGGGACACGCTCGGCCTGCGCATCGAGTCGGTGCAGGAGGGGTCGCCGGCGGCGAAGGCCGGACTCAAGGCGGGGGATCGCCTCCAGTCCGTGAACGGCGTCAGCCTGCGCGCCGAGCGCGCGGACGCCGGCGAGGAGGACTATGCCGGCGTGCTCAATCGCCGGCTCCAGCGGGCGGTCCAGGCGACCGCGGCCGGGGAGTCGGTCACGCTGCGCGTCCTCGCCGGTGGCACGAGCCGAGAGGTCCGGGTGGTCCCGGTGAAGGCGTCCGAGTTCGAAGGGGCGCCCCGCATGGCGTGGTCCGAGGCCGGTCCGGCCGCCGACCGCGCGATGCTCGGCCTCACGGTCGTCAGCACCGGATCGCCCCGCGACACGCTCGGTGTCTTCGTGCAGTCCGTCGTCCGCGACGGACCGGCGGAGAAGGCCGGGGTGGTGGAGGGAGACCGGATCGCGGCGATCAATGGTGTCTCGCTGCGCGTGGCGCGCGAGGACGCGGAGGACGAAGCGGTCGGCGCCGCGCGCGCCGAGCGGCTGTCGCGCGAGGTCGCGAAGCTCAAGGCCGGTGATGCGGCCGAACTCACCGTGATCTCGGGTGGGCGGTCGCGCACGGTCCGCGTCACCGCCGTGAAGGCCTCCGAGCTGCCTTCGTCGGCGCGCAGCGAGTTCCGGATCCCGGAGGTCGAGGGCATGCTCCGCATGATGCCGCGGGAGCGCGCGATGCCACGTGAGGAGTCGACCGATCGGGTGCGCACGCGGGTGCGCGTGGTTCCGGGCGAAGCGCTCTCGCTACCGCGCGCGCCGCTGGTCGTGCGCCGGACCATCCGCACGGAGACCTGA